The Bradyrhizobium sp. WBAH42 genome includes a window with the following:
- a CDS encoding lysozyme inhibitor LprI family protein, which translates to MKFKLAAAILAAGLPLASVAFAQDTTQSTAPADLALIDACLKKVEKTGGFGGACVGLVADPCIKAAEGANDDVARWKACAARELAVWTQKTSEALKKVQAGGFADAIKAVNDSQKIFAASRDRLCAVFDNVDPGMYRGGASYCRLRETANRSLSLIKLGAAVNEH; encoded by the coding sequence GTGAAATTCAAACTTGCCGCCGCGATCCTCGCCGCAGGCCTCCCGCTGGCATCGGTGGCTTTCGCCCAAGACACCACCCAAAGCACCGCGCCAGCCGACCTTGCCTTGATCGATGCCTGCCTGAAGAAGGTGGAGAAAACCGGCGGTTTCGGCGGCGCTTGCGTCGGGCTCGTCGCCGACCCCTGCATCAAGGCGGCAGAGGGCGCGAATGACGATGTCGCCAGATGGAAGGCCTGCGCGGCGCGCGAACTCGCCGTCTGGACGCAGAAAACCAGTGAGGCGCTGAAGAAGGTTCAGGCCGGCGGGTTCGCCGACGCGATCAAGGCGGTCAATGACTCGCAGAAAATTTTCGCCGCGTCGCGTGATCGCCTCTGCGCGGTCTTCGACAACGTCGACCCGGGCATGTACCGGGGCGGCGCGAGCTACTGCCGCCTGCGCGAGACCGCGAACCGCTCGCTGAGCCTGATCAAGCTCGGCGCTGCGGTCAACGAGCACTGA
- a CDS encoding complex I NDUFA9 subunit family protein: MASNLDTLVTVFGGSGFLGRSVVRALCKRDYRVRVAVRRPELAGYLQPLGRVGQVHNVQANLRYPASVEAALRDSHVVINLVGVLTEGGAQTFDAVQAKGAETVAKAAAAAGAQLVHVSAIGADAQSPSRYARAKAAGEAAVLAAVPSATIFRPSVMFGPEDQFTNRFAALARMSPVLPLIGGETKMQPVYVGDVASAIADAADGKAKAGATYELGGPEVLSMREIIEAILEITDRKRMLVPLSFGLARFQANFLQFAPGAFKLTPDQVTLLERDNVVSEAAKAAGLTLEGLGITPDSLEAIAPQYLWRFRAAGQFQRMSV; this comes from the coding sequence ATGGCATCGAATCTGGACACGCTCGTCACGGTTTTCGGCGGATCGGGGTTTTTGGGCCGCAGCGTCGTCCGCGCCCTGTGCAAGCGGGATTACCGGGTCCGGGTCGCGGTGCGGCGGCCGGAACTCGCCGGATACCTCCAGCCGCTCGGCCGGGTCGGACAGGTCCACAATGTGCAGGCGAATCTGCGCTATCCGGCCTCGGTCGAGGCGGCGCTGCGTGATTCGCATGTCGTGATCAATCTGGTCGGCGTGCTCACCGAGGGCGGGGCGCAGACGTTTGACGCCGTCCAGGCCAAGGGCGCCGAGACCGTCGCCAAGGCGGCCGCCGCCGCCGGGGCCCAGCTGGTGCATGTCTCGGCGATCGGGGCCGATGCGCAATCGCCCTCGCGCTATGCCAGGGCCAAGGCGGCCGGCGAAGCCGCGGTCCTGGCCGCGGTTCCCTCCGCCACGATCTTCCGTCCCTCCGTGATGTTCGGCCCCGAGGATCAGTTCACCAACCGCTTTGCCGCACTGGCCCGGATGTCGCCGGTGCTGCCCCTGATCGGCGGCGAGACGAAGATGCAGCCGGTCTATGTCGGCGACGTCGCCAGCGCGATCGCGGATGCCGCCGACGGCAAGGCCAAGGCGGGCGCGACCTACGAGCTCGGCGGGCCGGAGGTGCTGAGCATGCGCGAGATCATCGAGGCGATCCTCGAAATCACCGACCGCAAGCGGATGCTGGTGCCGCTGTCGTTCGGCCTCGCCCGCTTCCAGGCCAACTTCCTGCAATTCGCACCGGGCGCGTTCAAGCTGACGCCCGACCAGGTCACGCTGCTCGAGCGCGACAATGTCGTGTCGGAGGCGGCGAAGGCGGCCGGGCTGACGCTGGAAGGCCTCGGCATCACGCCCGATTCGCTGGAAGCGATCGCTCCGCAATATCTCTGGCGCTTCCGCGCGGCCGGGCAGTTCCAGCGGATGAGCGTGTGA
- a CDS encoding SDR family oxidoreductase, with amino-acid sequence MTSRKSVLVLGGSSDIGRAVARAFAKAEYDVGLAGRSVAALEPDAADLRARYNVEVGLHTFDVLDIASFEGFVAGLPALPEVVISIVGLLGVQQQAESDLAHATAIMRSNYEGPALILGLLAEKFLSRGSGTLVGVSSVAGDRGRASNYVYGSAKAGFSAFLSGLRARASRGGVHVVTVKPGFVRTRMTEGMKLIGPLTVEAPVVGAAILRAVENKTDIVYVSAKWRLVMLIIKTLPEVVFKKLKF; translated from the coding sequence GTGACGTCGCGCAAGTCTGTACTGGTCCTGGGTGGCTCATCCGACATCGGCCGCGCCGTGGCGCGCGCCTTTGCCAAAGCGGAATACGATGTGGGGCTCGCCGGCCGCAGCGTCGCCGCGCTGGAGCCTGACGCCGCCGATCTGCGCGCGCGCTACAATGTCGAGGTCGGTCTCCACACCTTCGACGTGCTCGACATCGCCTCGTTCGAAGGCTTCGTCGCCGGCCTTCCCGCGCTGCCCGAGGTCGTCATTTCGATCGTCGGCCTGCTCGGTGTGCAGCAACAGGCCGAGAGCGATCTCGCCCACGCCACCGCGATCATGCGCTCCAACTACGAGGGCCCGGCGCTGATCCTCGGCCTGCTCGCGGAAAAGTTCTTAAGCCGCGGCAGCGGCACGCTGGTCGGCGTGTCCTCGGTTGCCGGCGATCGCGGCCGCGCCTCCAACTATGTCTATGGCTCCGCCAAGGCCGGCTTCTCCGCCTTCCTGTCCGGCCTGCGAGCCCGCGCCAGCCGGGGCGGCGTCCACGTCGTCACGGTCAAGCCCGGCTTCGTCCGCACCAGGATGACCGAAGGCATGAAGCTGATCGGCCCGCTCACCGTCGAGGCTCCCGTCGTCGGCGCTGCGATCCTTCGCGCCGTCGAGAACAAGACCGATATCGTCTATGTCAGCGCCAAATGGCGCCTCGTGATGTTGATCATCAAGACGTTGCCGGAAGTGGTGTTCAAGAAGCTGAAGTTTTGA
- a CDS encoding FAD-binding oxidoreductase — MTLVSGWGRFPVVDSDVLRPRSLEAVAEAMVSGTVARGNGRAYGDAAIGVARTVAMTGFDRIRWFDPATGCIRLEAGVLLSDLIDTFGPRGFLPFVLPGTRFVSIGGAIAADVHGKNHHCEGGFGRYVDSILLRTGEGETIEASREQNSDAFFATIGGMGLTGIILEATLRLRKVETGWIRERVISASDLDAAMRALDAGDAATYSVAWIDCAARGKDLGRSLIYLGEHAGKDELPAGAAAFPAGKDPGLGVPIDLPSMTLNRFSIRAFNELYYRMGARRAGRSHVVSLYPYFFPLDSIADWNRIYGKRGFLQHQCVIPENGARAVLGEILDRVARRGDASFLAVLKKLGQGDGILSFPLPGYTLALDFPVRGDILNFLDDIDRLVVAAGGRLYLAKDARQSRETLNAGYPALSRFNAIRKSLDPAGNIRSKLSQRLFDEV; from the coding sequence ATGACCCTCGTCAGCGGCTGGGGCCGTTTCCCGGTCGTCGATAGCGACGTGCTGCGGCCGCGGTCCTTGGAGGCCGTTGCTGAAGCCATGGTGTCCGGCACCGTGGCGCGCGGCAATGGCCGCGCCTATGGCGATGCCGCGATCGGGGTCGCCAGGACCGTCGCGATGACGGGCTTCGACCGCATCAGGTGGTTCGATCCGGCGACCGGCTGCATCCGCCTCGAGGCCGGCGTGCTGCTCTCGGATCTCATCGACACTTTCGGCCCGCGCGGTTTTCTGCCCTTCGTGCTGCCCGGCACGCGCTTCGTGTCGATCGGCGGCGCCATCGCCGCCGACGTGCACGGCAAGAACCATCATTGCGAGGGCGGCTTCGGCCGTTACGTCGACAGCATCCTGCTGCGCACGGGCGAGGGCGAGACCATCGAGGCCTCGCGCGAGCAGAACTCCGATGCATTCTTTGCCACAATCGGCGGCATGGGTCTGACCGGAATCATCCTCGAGGCGACGCTACGGCTGCGCAAGGTCGAAACGGGATGGATCCGCGAGCGCGTGATCTCAGCGTCCGATCTCGATGCGGCGATGCGCGCGCTCGATGCAGGCGATGCCGCGACCTATTCGGTGGCCTGGATCGATTGTGCCGCGCGCGGCAAGGATCTCGGCCGCTCGCTGATCTATCTCGGCGAGCACGCCGGCAAGGACGAGCTTCCTGCCGGTGCCGCCGCGTTTCCTGCCGGCAAGGATCCCGGTCTCGGCGTCCCCATCGATTTGCCCTCGATGACGCTGAACCGCTTCAGCATCCGTGCCTTCAACGAGCTGTATTACCGCATGGGCGCGCGCCGCGCCGGCCGCAGCCATGTGGTCTCGCTCTATCCTTATTTCTTCCCGCTCGACAGCATTGCCGACTGGAATCGCATCTACGGCAAGCGCGGCTTCCTGCAGCATCAATGTGTGATCCCGGAAAACGGTGCGCGCGCCGTGCTCGGCGAAATCCTCGATCGCGTCGCGCGGCGCGGCGATGCCTCCTTCCTCGCGGTGCTGAAGAAGCTCGGCCAGGGCGACGGCATCCTGTCGTTTCCGCTGCCCGGCTACACGCTGGCGCTGGATTTCCCGGTGCGGGGCGACATCCTGAATTTTCTCGACGACATCGATCGTCTTGTCGTCGCGGCAGGCGGAAGGCTCTATCTCGCCAAGGATGCGCGCCAGTCGCGCGAGACGCTCAATGCCGGCTATCCCGCGCTGTCGCGCTTCAATGCGATCCGCAAATCGCTCGATCCCGCCGGCAACATCCGCTCCAAGCTTTCACAACGTCTGTTTGATGAGGTCTAG
- a CDS encoding undecaprenyl-diphosphate phosphatase → MSDAIRAVILGIIEGVTEFLPVSSTGHLLLAERFFHLGEGAFWDSFTVLIQLGAILAIVGLYFRKLWDVVIGLFTGDAYARRFVIGVLVAFLPAVIVGLVAGKYIKTLLFNPWVVCFTLIVGGAILLWVDKLDLKPREHDATKFPLLMYLYIGIAQCVAMIPGVSRSGASIVAAMLLGADKRAAAEFSFFLAIPTMIGAFAYDFYKNRAEMTMDHMNIVAIGFVVSFITAIIVVKTFLTYVTRHGFVLFAWWRVIVGTLGLIALALGR, encoded by the coding sequence ATGTCAGACGCAATACGGGCAGTGATCCTCGGCATCATCGAGGGTGTGACCGAGTTCCTTCCCGTATCCTCGACCGGCCACCTCCTGCTCGCGGAGCGCTTCTTCCATCTCGGCGAAGGTGCGTTCTGGGATTCGTTTACGGTCCTGATCCAGCTGGGCGCGATCCTCGCGATCGTGGGGCTCTACTTCAGGAAGCTCTGGGATGTCGTGATCGGCCTGTTCACGGGCGATGCCTATGCGCGCCGCTTCGTGATCGGCGTGCTGGTGGCGTTCCTGCCGGCCGTGATCGTCGGTCTCGTCGCCGGCAAATACATCAAGACCCTGCTGTTCAATCCGTGGGTCGTGTGCTTCACGCTGATCGTCGGCGGCGCCATCCTGCTCTGGGTCGACAAGCTCGATCTCAAGCCGCGCGAGCACGACGCCACCAAGTTTCCGCTCTTGATGTATCTCTATATCGGCATCGCGCAATGCGTGGCGATGATCCCGGGCGTGTCGCGCTCCGGCGCCAGCATCGTCGCTGCGATGCTCTTGGGCGCCGACAAGCGCGCGGCGGCGGAGTTCTCGTTCTTTCTCGCCATCCCCACCATGATCGGCGCGTTCGCCTACGATTTCTACAAGAACCGCGCCGAGATGACGATGGATCACATGAACATCGTCGCGATCGGCTTCGTGGTCTCGTTCATCACCGCAATCATCGTTGTGAAGACGTTCCTGACCTACGTCACCCGCCACGGCTTCGTGCTGTTCGCCTGGTGGCGCGTCATCGTCGGCACGCTCGGCCTGATCGCGCTGGCATTGGGCCGGTAG
- a CDS encoding glutathione S-transferase family protein, with translation MFTLFHHPFCPHSRFIRLIVGEYGLDLKLVEERSWERREAFLLLNAAGTTPVLVDKEQPPIPGAAIIAEYVDEAYGAGMGVKRLMPETTFERVEVRRLMAWFNEKFFEEVSHPLVTERIYKRFMSEENGGGPPSADVMRAAKANVRYHLAYIGWLAQTRNFLAGDRLTYADLAAAAHLSAIDYLGDVPWSEDDAAKAWYARVKSRPSFRPLLSEWLAGVPASRTYVDLDF, from the coding sequence ATGTTTACGCTGTTTCATCATCCGTTCTGCCCGCATTCGCGCTTCATCCGCCTGATCGTGGGTGAATACGGGCTCGACCTGAAGCTGGTCGAGGAGCGCAGCTGGGAGCGGCGCGAGGCGTTTCTGCTGCTGAATGCGGCCGGCACCACGCCTGTGCTGGTGGACAAGGAACAGCCGCCGATCCCGGGCGCGGCCATCATCGCCGAATATGTCGACGAGGCCTATGGCGCGGGGATGGGCGTCAAGCGCCTGATGCCGGAGACCACCTTCGAGCGCGTCGAGGTGCGCCGGCTGATGGCCTGGTTCAACGAAAAGTTCTTCGAGGAGGTCTCGCACCCGCTCGTCACCGAGCGGATCTACAAGCGCTTCATGAGCGAGGAGAACGGCGGCGGCCCGCCCTCGGCCGACGTCATGCGCGCAGCGAAAGCCAATGTGCGCTATCATCTGGCCTATATCGGCTGGCTGGCGCAGACGCGCAATTTCCTCGCCGGCGACCGGCTCACCTACGCGGATCTCGCCGCCGCGGCGCATCTCTCGGCGATCGACTATCTGGGCGACGTGCCATGGAGCGAGGACGACGCAGCAAAGGCGTGGTACGCGCGGGTGAAATCCCGCCCGTCGTTCCGTCCGCTGCTAAGCGAATGGCTGGCCGGCGTGCCGGCGTCGCGGACCTATGTGGACCTGGATTTCTGA
- the queG gene encoding tRNA epoxyqueuosine(34) reductase QueG → MAGRRAGVADLCGPGFLSSDPTELKAALAREAHALGFDCIGVTAPGTIDAAGKYFLEFIASGGHGDMDWLANQPERRVDPRGLWADVRSVIMLGVNYGPDSDPLAVLKQRTRAAISVYAQGDDYHDIIKKRLKALARWLVATAPSDVKVFVDTAAVMEKPLAQTAGLGWQGKHTNLVSREFGSWLFLGAIYTTLDLPHDAAEIDHCGSCRACLDICPTAAFPAPYKLDARRCISYLTIENKGPIPHEFRKAIGNRIYGCDDCLAACPWNKFAQEGREAKLAARDELRAPDLAELARLDDAAFRALFTKSPVKRIGRDRFLRNVLIAIGNSGEAALADEARRLLDDSSPLVRGAAVWALGQLVSREEFEAMRSAAARKEHDDSVREEWRAAS, encoded by the coding sequence ATGGCTGGCCGGCGTGCCGGCGTCGCGGACCTATGTGGACCTGGATTTCTGAGCTCCGACCCGACTGAGCTGAAGGCGGCGCTGGCGCGCGAAGCGCACGCGCTCGGCTTCGACTGCATCGGCGTCACCGCGCCGGGCACGATCGATGCGGCCGGAAAATACTTCCTCGAATTCATCGCCTCGGGCGGCCATGGCGACATGGACTGGCTGGCGAACCAACCGGAGCGCCGCGTCGATCCGCGCGGGCTGTGGGCCGACGTGCGCAGCGTGATCATGCTCGGCGTCAACTACGGTCCCGACTCCGATCCGCTCGCGGTCCTGAAGCAGCGCACGCGCGCGGCGATCTCGGTCTATGCGCAAGGTGACGACTATCATGACATCATCAAGAAGCGGCTGAAGGCGCTGGCGCGCTGGCTGGTGGCGACCGCGCCGTCGGACGTGAAGGTGTTCGTCGACACTGCGGCGGTGATGGAAAAGCCGCTGGCGCAGACCGCAGGCCTTGGCTGGCAGGGCAAGCACACCAACCTCGTCTCGCGCGAGTTCGGCTCGTGGCTGTTTCTCGGTGCGATCTACACCACGCTCGATCTGCCGCACGATGCCGCCGAGATCGATCATTGCGGCTCGTGCCGGGCCTGTCTCGACATCTGCCCGACCGCGGCCTTTCCCGCGCCCTACAAGCTAGATGCGCGGCGCTGCATCTCGTATCTCACGATCGAGAACAAGGGCCCGATCCCGCACGAGTTTCGCAAGGCTATCGGCAATCGCATCTATGGCTGCGACGATTGCCTCGCGGCATGCCCCTGGAACAAGTTCGCGCAGGAGGGGCGCGAGGCCAAGCTCGCCGCGCGCGACGAATTGCGCGCGCCTGATCTCGCCGAGCTGGCACGGCTCGACGATGCCGCGTTTCGTGCGCTGTTCACGAAGTCGCCGGTGAAGCGCATCGGGCGCGACCGGTTCTTGCGGAATGTGCTGATTGCGATCGGCAACTCAGGCGAGGCGGCACTGGCGGACGAGGCGCGGCGGTTACTCGATGACTCAAGCCCACTGGTGCGCGGGGCGGCGGTGTGGGCGCTGGGGCAGTTGGTGTCACGAGAAGAGTTTGAGGCGATGAGATCTGCTGCTGCGCGCAAGGAGCACGACGATAGCGTGCGTGAGGAGTGGCGAGCTGCGTCCTAA
- a CDS encoding acyl-CoA thioesterase domain-containing protein gives MTNMPFFTREGDTFHPTEVANGPWDPKSLHGRVIIGLLGFVIEERHSGPEFVPARLTVDMFRLPTIDKPIEVRTRLVRDGLRIRVVEAEFLSGGVGMARASCQLLRKTQNPDGNVWSPPNWDAPKPSDIPKPTDPRLGMNGKWATRPIVGHMGSLGPRRLWMSEVRELVAGAAMTPFVHVATGADFASPFANAGDQGLGYINSDVTIYLHRLPVSEWIGLEVVNHHATDGVAIGECWLYDEAGPIGTATVAALAQRKPMANPSKR, from the coding sequence ATGACAAACATGCCTTTCTTCACCCGGGAGGGTGACACATTCCATCCGACGGAAGTCGCCAACGGTCCATGGGATCCGAAATCGCTGCACGGGCGCGTCATCATCGGCCTGCTCGGCTTCGTCATCGAGGAGCGCCATTCCGGGCCCGAATTCGTGCCGGCGCGGCTCACGGTCGACATGTTCCGGCTGCCGACCATCGACAAGCCGATCGAGGTGAGGACGCGGCTGGTGCGCGATGGACTGCGCATCCGCGTGGTCGAGGCGGAGTTTCTTTCCGGCGGCGTCGGCATGGCGCGCGCCTCGTGCCAGCTGCTGCGCAAAACGCAGAATCCCGATGGCAATGTGTGGTCGCCGCCGAACTGGGATGCGCCGAAACCATCCGACATTCCCAAGCCGACCGATCCCCGGCTCGGCATGAACGGCAAATGGGCGACGCGCCCCATCGTCGGCCATATGGGCTCGCTGGGGCCGCGCCGGCTGTGGATGAGCGAGGTGCGCGAGCTCGTCGCCGGCGCCGCGATGACACCGTTCGTCCATGTCGCCACCGGCGCCGATTTTGCCAGCCCGTTTGCCAATGCGGGCGACCAGGGGCTCGGCTACATCAACAGCGACGTCACGATCTACCTGCACCGCCTGCCGGTGTCGGAGTGGATCGGCTTGGAGGTGGTGAACCACCACGCCACCGACGGCGTCGCGATCGGCGAATGCTGGCTCTATGACGAAGCGGGCCCGATCGGCACCGCGACGGTGGCCGCGCTGGCGCAGCGCAAGCCGATGGCGAATCCGTCGAAGCGTTAG
- a CDS encoding nuclear transport factor 2 family protein — protein sequence MTTVTAMLRAFCDAVEQRNCKAFAELFTEDGVYHDVFYGAFAGRTKIAAMIDDWFYRTATDFRWDMHDPVTDGTTLYARYTFSYKSTLPEANGARAMFEGVAIMTLKDGRIASYHEVANTAPAFVDLRFAPERIAKIVAKQGAELKARPEMQRHLAVIPGRA from the coding sequence ATGACAACCGTCACCGCCATGCTGCGGGCCTTCTGCGACGCGGTCGAGCAGCGCAACTGCAAAGCCTTCGCCGAGCTCTTCACCGAGGACGGCGTCTATCACGACGTTTTCTACGGTGCCTTCGCCGGCCGCACGAAGATCGCCGCGATGATCGACGACTGGTTCTATCGCACGGCGACGGATTTCCGCTGGGACATGCATGACCCCGTCACCGACGGCACCACGCTCTATGCGCGCTACACCTTCAGCTACAAATCGACATTGCCGGAAGCGAACGGCGCGCGCGCGATGTTCGAGGGCGTTGCGATCATGACGCTGAAGGACGGCAGGATCGCGAGCTATCATGAAGTCGCCAACACCGCGCCGGCGTTTGTCGACTTGAGATTTGCGCCGGAGCGGATCGCGAAGATCGTCGCAAAGCAGGGCGCCGAGCTCAAGGCGCGGCCGGAGATGCAGCGGCATCTAGCCGTCATTCCGGGGCGCGCGTAG
- a CDS encoding carboxylesterase, whose product MTDAIPDAALEFIDVGEGRSARRIAVRRRPGKGPGLVWLGGFKSDMQGGKAVALDAWAHERGRAIVRFDYSGHGESSGDFADGTIGSWLEDSFAVFERFCDGPQILIGSSMGGWMALLLAREIKKRAGKASLAGLVLIAPAPDFTEELMWKNFSPAVKKEIETRGFWLRPSEYGDGTPYPITRNLIEEGRNHLVLGSAIDLGCPVRILQGAKDPDVPWQHAFALTHRLPADDVVLTMIQDGDHRLSRPQDIARILAAVAEIG is encoded by the coding sequence ATGACCGACGCAATTCCCGATGCCGCGCTTGAGTTCATCGATGTGGGCGAAGGGCGGTCCGCACGCCGGATCGCGGTGCGCCGCCGTCCCGGAAAAGGCCCCGGCCTGGTCTGGCTGGGCGGCTTCAAATCGGACATGCAGGGTGGCAAGGCCGTGGCGCTGGATGCCTGGGCCCACGAGCGCGGCCGCGCAATCGTCCGGTTCGACTATTCCGGTCACGGCGAATCCAGCGGCGATTTCGCCGACGGAACCATCGGCAGCTGGCTCGAGGACAGTTTTGCGGTGTTCGAGCGCTTTTGCGACGGCCCGCAAATCCTGATCGGCTCCTCCATGGGCGGCTGGATGGCGCTGCTGCTCGCCCGCGAGATCAAGAAGCGTGCCGGCAAAGCGTCGCTCGCAGGGCTCGTGCTGATCGCGCCGGCGCCCGATTTCACCGAAGAGCTGATGTGGAAGAATTTCTCGCCCGCGGTGAAGAAGGAGATCGAGACCAGGGGCTTCTGGCTGCGCCCGTCGGAGTACGGCGACGGCACGCCCTATCCGATCACGCGGAACCTGATCGAGGAGGGGCGCAACCACCTCGTGCTCGGCAGCGCCATCGATCTCGGCTGCCCCGTCCGCATCCTGCAGGGCGCGAAAGATCCCGATGTGCCGTGGCAGCATGCGTTCGCGCTCACCCATCGCCTGCCGGCCGACGACGTCGTGCTGACCATGATCCAGGACGGCGACCACCGCCTGTCCCGCCCCCAGGACATCGCGCGCATTCTTGCCGCGGTGGCGGAGATCGGGTGA
- the infC gene encoding translation initiation factor IF-3: MRRPNKAPPAASKDGPRINDDIRNAQIQLIDQTGDNKGTVETVVAIRMAQEAGMDLVEISPNTSPPVCKIMDYGKYKYSAQKKAAEARKRQKTVEIKEIKLRPMIDDHDYDVKMRAMQRFFEEGDKVKITLRYRGREMAHQEIGTKLLDKIKTDVAELAKVEQDARFEGRQVVMVLAPR, translated from the coding sequence ATTCGCCGTCCTAATAAAGCTCCGCCCGCTGCCAGCAAAGACGGGCCGCGCATCAATGATGATATCCGCAATGCGCAGATCCAGCTGATCGACCAGACCGGTGACAACAAGGGCACGGTCGAAACGGTCGTCGCCATCCGGATGGCCCAGGAAGCTGGCATGGATCTGGTCGAGATTTCGCCGAATACCAGCCCTCCCGTCTGCAAGATCATGGACTACGGGAAGTACAAGTATTCCGCCCAGAAGAAAGCCGCGGAAGCCCGCAAGCGGCAGAAGACCGTCGAGATCAAGGAGATCAAGCTCCGTCCGATGATCGACGATCACGATTACGACGTGAAGATGCGCGCGATGCAGCGGTTCTTCGAAGAGGGCGACAAGGTGAAGATCACGCTGCGCTATCGCGGCCGCGAAATGGCGCACCAGGAGATCGGCACCAAGCTGCTCGACAAGATCAAGACCGACGTCGCCGAGCTCGCCAAGGTGGAGCAGGACGCGCGGTTCGAAGGTCGCCAGGTCGTCATGGTGCTGGCGCCGCGCTGA
- the rpmI gene encoding 50S ribosomal protein L35 — protein sequence MPKLKTKSGAKKRFKVTATGKVMHAQRGKRHGMIKRTKKQIRQLRGTRVLFKTDGDNVKKYFLPNA from the coding sequence ATGCCCAAGCTGAAGACCAAATCGGGCGCTAAAAAGCGCTTCAAGGTGACTGCCACCGGCAAAGTGATGCACGCCCAGCGCGGCAAGCGTCACGGCATGATCAAGCGGACGAAGAAGCAGATCCGTCAGCTCCGCGGCACCCGCGTGCTGTTCAAGACCGACGGCGACAACGTCAAGAAGTACTTCTTGCCGAACGCCTGA
- the rplT gene encoding 50S ribosomal protein L20, whose translation MSRVKRGVTAHAKHKKVYKAAKGFYGRRKNTIRAAKPAVEKAQQYAFRDRKRRKRTFRALWIQRLNAAVRPFGLTYSRFIDGLAKSGITVDRKVLSDLAIREPAAFQAIAEKAKAALAA comes from the coding sequence ATGTCTCGCGTCAAACGCGGTGTGACCGCCCACGCCAAGCACAAGAAAGTCTACAAGGCCGCCAAGGGCTTCTACGGCCGCCGCAAGAACACCATCCGCGCCGCCAAGCCGGCCGTGGAGAAGGCCCAGCAATACGCCTTCCGCGACCGCAAGCGTCGCAAGCGCACCTTCCGCGCGCTCTGGATCCAGCGCCTCAACGCTGCCGTCCGTCCGTTCGGCCTGACCTACAGCCGATTTATCGACGGCTTGGCCAAGTCGGGCATCACCGTGGACCGCAAGGTGCTGTCGGATCTCGCGATCCGCGAGCCTGCCGCGTTCCAGGCGATCGCCGAGAAGGCCAAAGCCGCGCTGGCGGCGTAA
- the pheS gene encoding phenylalanine--tRNA ligase subunit alpha produces MTDLAQLQAQIITDIAAAADEAALEAVRVAALGKKGSISALLATLGKMSPDERKTQGAAINQAKDEVSQALAARRDVLKSAALDARLASETVDVTLPLRDTAAEAGRIHPLSQVWDELTTIFADMGFSVAEGPDIETDDYNFTKLNFPEGHPAREMHDTFFFHPREDGSRMLLRTHTSPVQVRTMLSQKPPIRVICPGRTYRIDSDATHTPQFHQVEGLVIDKHSHLGHLKWILHEFCKAFFEVDHINMRFRPSFFPFTEPSLEVDIQCRRDKGEIRFGEGEDWLEILGCGMVHPNVLRACGIDPDEYQGFAWGMGIDRIAMLKYGIADLRQLFDSDVRWLSHYGFKPLEVPTLAGGLST; encoded by the coding sequence ATGACCGATCTTGCCCAGCTCCAAGCCCAGATCATCACCGACATCGCCGCGGCTGCCGACGAGGCTGCGTTAGAGGCCGTGCGCGTTGCAGCCCTCGGCAAGAAGGGCTCGATCTCGGCGCTGCTCGCCACGCTCGGCAAGATGTCGCCGGACGAGCGCAAGACGCAAGGCGCGGCGATCAACCAGGCCAAGGACGAAGTCAGCCAGGCGCTTGCGGCGCGACGCGACGTGCTGAAGTCGGCCGCGCTGGATGCGCGGCTGGCGTCCGAGACCGTCGACGTCACCCTGCCGCTGCGCGATACGGCGGCGGAGGCCGGCCGCATCCATCCGCTGAGCCAGGTCTGGGACGAGCTCACCACCATCTTCGCCGACATGGGATTCTCGGTGGCCGAAGGCCCTGATATCGAGACCGACGACTACAACTTCACCAAGCTGAATTTTCCGGAAGGCCATCCGGCGCGCGAGATGCACGACACGTTCTTCTTCCATCCGAGGGAGGACGGCTCGCGCATGCTGCTGCGGACCCACACCTCGCCGGTGCAGGTGCGCACCATGCTGAGCCAGAAGCCGCCGATCCGCGTGATCTGCCCGGGCCGCACCTACCGCATCGATTCGGACGCGACCCACACGCCGCAATTCCATCAGGTCGAGGGCCTCGTCATCGACAAACACTCGCATCTCGGCCACCTCAAATGGATCCTGCACGAGTTCTGCAAGGCGTTCTTCGAGGTCGACCACATCAACATGCGCTTCCGGCCCTCGTTCTTCCCGTTCACCGAGCCGTCGCTCGAAGTCGACATCCAGTGCCGCCGCGACAAGGGCGAGATCCGCTTCGGCGAGGGCGAGGATTGGCTCGAGATCCTCGGCTGCGGCATGGTGCATCCGAACGTGCTGCGCGCCTGCGGCATCGATCCCGACGAGTACCAGGGCTTTGCCTGGGGCATGGGCATCGACCGCATCGCCATGCTGAAATACGGCATCGCCGACCTGCGCCAGCTGTTCGACAGCGACGTCCGCTGGCTGTCCCACTACGGCTTCAAGCCGCTCGAAGTACCAACGCTTGCCGGAGGGCTGAGCACGTGA